One window of Brevibacillus choshinensis genomic DNA carries:
- a CDS encoding MDR family MFS transporter yields MNQLRQYWQAYHPVVHLLMAGTVFVMLTQAMSMPFLAIYLSETTTLGPAYIGVIIGAGPLAGTVGGFLGGILSDLFGRRKLMILSMLVMAAAFATFITVSHPVALLVVSLVKGLAGSFYGTVSKAMMGDLTPEDKRFRVFSNRYLANNLGVAIGPMLGAFLGIAGSGTAFLMTAISYVLFAIVLAVACKRYAVGDGQGEAVEEKPGLGQMWKVLSRDTALLSFVLGGILLVTVHGQMSVTLSQYLQEHVAEGVALFGVMMSANGFTVLLFQIPLTRLVERYSLFSRIAGGAVLMAVGEVGFAFSVSWVWMVTAMIVFTLGEILIVPAEYAQIDQISPATMRGTYYGAQSVSELGSFLGPWAGGMILSAYGGPAMFLIMGGCALVSLVFYWMGRQLHARRQHGNVASKSSSM; encoded by the coding sequence ATGAATCAGTTGCGGCAATATTGGCAGGCTTATCATCCCGTTGTCCATCTGTTGATGGCGGGCACAGTATTTGTGATGCTCACGCAAGCGATGAGCATGCCGTTTTTGGCCATCTATTTAAGTGAGACAACGACGCTCGGGCCTGCTTACATCGGGGTCATTATTGGGGCTGGGCCACTGGCGGGCACGGTTGGTGGTTTTCTCGGAGGGATCTTGTCCGATCTGTTTGGCAGGCGCAAGCTCATGATCCTGTCCATGCTGGTCATGGCTGCTGCGTTTGCTACCTTTATCACGGTCAGTCATCCAGTAGCTCTGTTAGTGGTCAGTCTCGTCAAAGGTTTGGCGGGATCGTTTTATGGCACCGTCTCCAAGGCGATGATGGGAGATCTGACACCGGAGGACAAACGGTTTCGTGTCTTTTCCAATCGGTATTTGGCCAACAATCTCGGAGTCGCAATCGGTCCGATGCTCGGAGCATTTCTCGGTATTGCCGGGAGTGGTACAGCGTTTTTGATGACAGCTATCTCCTATGTCCTATTTGCTATTGTGCTCGCGGTAGCTTGCAAGCGTTATGCAGTGGGCGATGGTCAGGGAGAAGCGGTAGAAGAAAAGCCTGGTCTGGGGCAAATGTGGAAGGTCCTCAGTCGGGATACGGCGTTGTTATCCTTTGTCTTGGGTGGGATTTTGCTGGTCACCGTGCACGGACAAATGTCTGTCACGCTGTCCCAGTACTTGCAGGAACATGTGGCCGAAGGGGTAGCACTATTTGGTGTGATGATGAGCGCCAATGGATTTACCGTATTGCTCTTTCAAATTCCATTGACCCGATTAGTCGAAAGGTATTCCTTGTTTTCCCGAATAGCGGGTGGAGCTGTGCTGATGGCTGTGGGGGAAGTTGGATTTGCTTTCTCGGTAAGTTGGGTCTGGATGGTGACCGCCATGATCGTATTTACCTTGGGTGAGATCTTGATCGTACCCGCCGAATACGCTCAGATCGATCAAATCAGTCCAGCTACTATGCGGGGGACTTACTACGGGGCGCAGAGCGTCAGCGAGCTGGGGAGCTTCCTCGGACCTTGGGCGGGTGGAATGATTTTGTCTGCTTATGGAGGGCCAGCGATGTTCCTCATCATGGGAGGATGTGCTCTCGTCAGTCTGGTGTTTTATTGGATGGGCCG
- a CDS encoding ArsR/SmtB family transcription factor: MKNYYSMKIECSAAYECIMSLYAYIHEKERKHFQLGSEWKKETTRMLPDAFARELEDQRWEVLHRLVLLVAQSPKKQTVEDFLVWLEEIPAGEIYERLAPWVDTIPLNLGEIRDHSLSLLTRWNEHYFSKLEPQIMKRLEQSARQLAAQIGHTPAMELVDQATNGIWIEPMADLQQVVLIPQYHCAPTSVLDFYRGMATCLYPVGDAAREHSEPLLELLPLTQCLADEKRLLLLRLLAKKTCTLSELQQHVGLAKSTVHHHVTALRRAGLIRAHYVGTTTISYYSLRESFVDRLPVLLRSFLESGERAE, encoded by the coding sequence ATGAAAAACTATTATTCAATGAAAATCGAATGCTCTGCCGCTTATGAATGCATTATGAGTTTGTATGCGTACATTCATGAGAAGGAGAGAAAACACTTCCAGCTCGGAAGTGAGTGGAAGAAAGAAACGACGCGGATGCTGCCAGATGCATTCGCTCGCGAGCTGGAAGATCAGCGCTGGGAGGTACTGCATCGCCTGGTTTTACTCGTTGCGCAGTCACCGAAGAAACAGACGGTCGAAGATTTCCTCGTCTGGCTGGAGGAGATTCCAGCGGGTGAGATCTACGAGCGATTGGCTCCGTGGGTCGATACCATCCCGCTGAATCTGGGAGAAATCCGCGACCACAGTCTGTCCCTGTTGACGCGTTGGAATGAGCATTATTTTTCCAAGCTGGAGCCTCAAATCATGAAACGTCTCGAGCAGAGTGCGCGACAGCTGGCGGCACAAATCGGGCATACACCTGCAATGGAGCTGGTTGATCAAGCGACAAACGGGATCTGGATCGAGCCGATGGCAGATTTGCAGCAGGTCGTGCTCATTCCCCAATACCATTGCGCCCCGACCTCCGTTCTCGACTTCTATCGGGGAATGGCTACTTGTCTTTATCCCGTTGGCGATGCTGCTCGGGAACATTCCGAACCTCTGCTCGAGCTGCTGCCCTTGACACAATGTCTCGCGGACGAAAAACGTCTCTTGCTCCTGCGGCTTCTGGCGAAAAAGACGTGTACCCTGAGTGAGCTGCAACAACATGTAGGTCTGGCGAAAAGTACAGTGCACCACCATGTCACGGCACTACGGCGAGCTGGATTGATCCGGGCTCATTATGTAGGGACAACGACGATTTCTTACTATAGCTTGCGCGAGTCATTTGTTGATAGGCTGCCTGTCTTGCTGCGTTCCTTTTTGGAAAGTGGGGAACGAGCAGAATGA
- a CDS encoding LysR family transcriptional regulator has protein sequence MDLTYFQTFREVAFHQSFTKAAGELGYAQSSVTMQIQKLEQSYGVKLFERYGKSLRLTSAGEELLKIAVQMLNLYQQSKETLTLQGGGTLTIGTIDSLASYYLPALIQHLRQKYPTLTIRLQPDRETAIVEKVKEGDYDIGLLLESKPSDLALEWVKIREEPLELLASPTHPLSSMGTITLDQLCDVEWIMTEASCNYRIMLERVLQEQRIPYRVGLELGNPEAIKRCLMTGSGIALLPRMAADEEIQRGELTALPFSHPDIRLDLQMIMRPKKWMSHSLQDFIELLH, from the coding sequence ATGGATCTCACTTATTTTCAAACATTTCGAGAGGTTGCCTTCCATCAGAGCTTTACAAAAGCCGCTGGAGAGCTGGGCTACGCGCAGTCCAGTGTGACGATGCAAATACAGAAGCTGGAACAGTCCTACGGTGTCAAATTGTTCGAACGTTACGGGAAAAGTCTGCGCCTCACTTCCGCAGGGGAAGAGCTGCTGAAAATCGCGGTACAGATGCTCAATTTGTATCAGCAGTCGAAGGAGACGCTGACCCTCCAGGGAGGGGGGACCTTAACGATCGGGACGATTGATTCCTTGGCTTCCTACTATCTTCCGGCCCTGATTCAACATCTTCGCCAAAAGTATCCGACGCTGACCATCCGGCTTCAGCCAGATCGGGAAACTGCCATCGTCGAGAAGGTCAAGGAAGGCGATTATGATATAGGGCTTTTGCTGGAGAGCAAGCCTTCTGATCTTGCCCTGGAGTGGGTAAAAATCAGGGAAGAGCCACTGGAGCTACTAGCGAGCCCCACTCATCCGTTGTCCTCGATGGGTACGATTACACTCGACCAGCTATGCGACGTGGAATGGATCATGACGGAAGCAAGCTGCAACTATCGGATCATGCTGGAGCGGGTTCTGCAAGAGCAAAGAATTCCCTATCGCGTAGGCTTGGAATTAGGGAATCCAGAAGCGATCAAACGCTGCTTGATGACAGGCTCCGGGATCGCTTTGCTGCCGCGTATGGCTGCCGACGAAGAAATTCAGCGAGGGGAATTGACCGCCCTTCCCTTTAGTCATCCTGACATCCGATTGGACTTGCAAATGATCATGCGTCCGAAGAAGTGGATGTCCCATTCCTTGCAAGATTTTATTGAACTGCTGCATTGA
- the dapA gene encoding 4-hydroxy-tetrahydrodipicolinate synthase codes for MLQERDLHGIYAPVITPFLPNEELDLDSYRKHVQELLNHNIHGLIVNGTTGESPTVSWEEVTQLVQVTKEVLNESGKQLPLVVGTGTNSTASTVKRTELAGELGADAVLVVTPYYNRPPQAGVIEHYRRAAQVGVPVIAYEIPHRTGLRLAADTIKAVLDLDGVIGIKDSTGSLDLLSELTKGDTKPVLCGDDILFLSMLQHGATGGILASSMIQTEVFVQVYELAKQGEFDQAQKTFDSLVPMIQKLFQESNPAPIKWILTQQGILSSDTLRLPMSPISQGLQQELKELFPAFAR; via the coding sequence TTGTTACAAGAACGCGATTTGCATGGAATCTACGCGCCAGTCATTACACCTTTTTTACCAAATGAAGAGCTGGATCTGGACTCATACCGGAAGCATGTGCAGGAGCTCTTAAACCATAACATTCACGGCCTGATCGTCAACGGGACTACAGGCGAATCTCCGACCGTATCCTGGGAAGAAGTCACTCAGCTCGTCCAAGTAACGAAAGAGGTGCTCAACGAGAGTGGCAAACAGCTTCCACTCGTCGTAGGTACAGGTACCAATAGCACCGCATCAACCGTAAAGCGGACGGAACTGGCAGGAGAACTGGGAGCGGATGCCGTTCTCGTCGTCACGCCATACTACAATCGCCCACCGCAAGCAGGTGTCATCGAACATTATCGCCGGGCAGCTCAAGTGGGTGTCCCCGTCATCGCTTATGAAATCCCTCATCGCACAGGGCTTCGCTTGGCTGCAGATACCATCAAAGCCGTCTTGGACCTGGATGGCGTGATCGGAATAAAAGACAGCACAGGTAGTCTCGATCTCCTGAGTGAACTTACCAAAGGAGATACGAAACCGGTCCTGTGCGGCGATGACATCCTATTTCTTTCCATGTTACAGCACGGAGCAACGGGAGGCATTTTGGCCTCTTCCATGATCCAGACTGAGGTTTTTGTCCAGGTGTATGAGCTTGCCAAACAAGGCGAGTTTGATCAGGCACAAAAAACCTTCGATTCTCTTGTTCCTATGATTCAAAAACTGTTTCAAGAGTCGAACCCTGCACCAATCAAGTGGATTTTGACGCAGCAAGGCATCCTTTCCTCCGATACACTGCGTCTGCCGATGAGCCCGATCAGCCAAGGCCTGCAACAGGAATTGAAAGAGCTGTTCCCAGCCTTTGCACGATAA
- a CDS encoding metal-dependent hydrolase, protein MDTGSHLLLGVTLAGLAHATGLVGNDPAVSQALMIATVVGSHAPDFDTVARLRGITSYIRFHRGITHSIPALFLWPLVISLPLAWGFDVMGQLGLLYFWTWIAVVFHVFLDMLNAYGVQCIRPLNRRWVHMDVLAIFEPFLFALHSVSAVWWLAFGGEAVLLFPAAYGITLLYIGVRAWQHGHLVKRVAAALETKGVCHVIPSFHPFHWRFVVETAEQFYTGKIEYAHVILQEVYPKQRQDDIIQATVGVDGVRAFLGFAQRIHVTWKECHDGYEVVWSDVRFWYNRKLPFGVDVRLDRELNVVHHRLGWRKKAWDPPFV, encoded by the coding sequence ATGGACACAGGGAGCCATCTCTTGCTGGGCGTTACGTTGGCTGGATTGGCACACGCGACTGGGCTAGTAGGGAACGACCCAGCGGTAAGTCAGGCGCTGATGATTGCCACAGTCGTAGGATCACATGCACCCGATTTTGATACAGTAGCCAGATTGCGAGGTATTACCTCTTACATCCGTTTTCATCGGGGTATAACTCATTCCATTCCCGCCTTATTTCTTTGGCCGCTTGTCATCAGTCTCCCGTTGGCATGGGGATTCGATGTGATGGGCCAGCTCGGACTCCTCTATTTCTGGACGTGGATCGCCGTCGTCTTCCACGTCTTTCTCGATATGCTCAATGCCTATGGTGTTCAGTGCATTCGCCCGCTGAACCGACGTTGGGTCCACATGGATGTATTGGCGATCTTTGAGCCGTTTCTATTCGCACTGCATTCGGTATCAGCCGTCTGGTGGTTGGCATTTGGAGGAGAGGCTGTACTTCTCTTTCCAGCGGCGTACGGGATTACCTTACTCTACATTGGGGTGCGCGCTTGGCAGCATGGGCACTTGGTCAAGCGGGTAGCAGCCGCACTCGAAACGAAAGGCGTATGCCATGTCATCCCCAGTTTTCACCCGTTTCATTGGAGGTTTGTCGTGGAGACTGCAGAGCAGTTTTACACGGGAAAGATTGAGTACGCGCATGTGATTTTGCAAGAGGTATATCCAAAGCAGCGGCAGGATGACATCATTCAGGCAACGGTCGGAGTCGACGGTGTTCGTGCGTTTCTCGGCTTTGCCCAGCGAATCCACGTCACCTGGAAAGAATGTCATGATGGCTATGAAGTGGTGTGGAGCGACGTCCGATTCTGGTACAACCGCAAGCTGCCCTTCGGTGTGGACGTTCGGTTGGACAGGGAGCTGAATGTCGTTCATCATCGGTTGGGATGGCGTAAAAAAGCGTGGGACCCCCCATTTGTATAG
- a CDS encoding lysophospholipid acyltransferase family protein: MYRWIGWLTRPERVRLLGRILVWIPRPFLLTLFSLVAHLFARFGGSIRHRVKANMSAILGTQAPVQRLHRQYFYQVCLTLYELLFVSRHLPKWGHKHFCPTGEEHLQSALQLGKGAIIYAPHVGNFFFAYWYLSQRYPCLAVVTAQSEELRPLYLILRELGCEGVDYDETPPLQLLKQLRRQLAQNGVVFLLGDFSRPAFPTGHMFGRKTPLPRGAAALALDGKVPVIPFYCRRLRGFTHQLVFSAPLLLHEQYRKDQAAEAMEQLYSFLEETVRKVPEEWLYWFNVDERWTTEEHNPEEVS, translated from the coding sequence ATGTACCGCTGGATTGGGTGGCTGACACGTCCAGAGCGAGTTCGCTTGCTAGGTAGGATTCTCGTATGGATTCCGCGCCCTTTTTTGCTAACACTCTTTTCGCTGGTTGCTCATTTGTTTGCCCGATTTGGTGGTTCCATCCGTCATCGGGTCAAGGCAAATATGAGCGCCATTCTAGGAACACAAGCTCCTGTGCAGCGCTTGCACAGACAGTACTTTTATCAGGTATGCCTAACGCTCTACGAATTGCTGTTTGTGAGTAGACATTTGCCCAAGTGGGGACATAAGCATTTTTGCCCAACAGGGGAGGAACACCTACAGTCAGCTTTGCAGCTAGGCAAGGGAGCGATTATTTATGCCCCTCATGTGGGGAACTTCTTTTTTGCGTACTGGTATCTTAGCCAACGCTATCCTTGTCTGGCAGTAGTAACGGCTCAAAGTGAAGAACTGAGACCGCTGTATCTAATTTTGCGGGAGCTTGGGTGTGAGGGTGTGGACTATGATGAGACACCACCCCTGCAGTTGTTGAAGCAGCTTCGTCGGCAATTGGCCCAAAATGGTGTCGTCTTTTTGCTGGGAGACTTCTCGCGGCCAGCTTTTCCGACGGGACACATGTTTGGGAGGAAGACACCCTTGCCACGAGGAGCGGCGGCGCTAGCACTGGACGGAAAGGTTCCTGTCATTCCGTTTTACTGCCGTCGATTGCGGGGTTTTACTCATCAACTCGTTTTCTCAGCCCCCCTCCTGCTACATGAGCAGTATCGAAAGGACCAAGCAGCAGAAGCGATGGAACAGCTCTATTCGTTTCTGGAGGAGACAGTGAGAAAGGTACCTGAAGAATGGCTGTACTGGTTTAATGTCGATGAACGATGGACGACCGAAGAGCACAATCCGGAGGAGGTATCATAA
- a CDS encoding GNAT family N-acetyltransferase codes for MENAAKRVEQQQVSLAVKLADRDDERHQVWKLRYAAFIEEAGLAEGETDQKLDQDRFDNWCDHLIVKEEETGRVVGTYRLLPGKKAVTNGGFYSETMFDLSQSLLPRTRMLELGRSCVDPAYRNGRVIQLLWEGIADYVREHGYDYLVGCASLRAIDTDRLSCLHALLHRFSFLTDRYLVYPHPESRRVGLRPVQTEESLKEMYRLLPPLMKGYLWLGAQLALEPAYDPILKSTDYFVVLEQKQMTEKYRRRFIER; via the coding sequence GTGGAGAATGCAGCGAAGCGGGTAGAACAGCAACAAGTATCTCTTGCGGTGAAACTAGCTGATCGCGATGACGAACGTCACCAAGTATGGAAGCTTCGCTACGCGGCTTTTATCGAAGAAGCTGGACTTGCAGAAGGGGAAACGGATCAAAAGCTGGATCAGGATCGCTTTGACAACTGGTGCGATCACTTGATTGTCAAAGAAGAAGAAACCGGACGCGTCGTTGGCACCTACCGTCTCCTGCCTGGAAAGAAGGCAGTGACAAATGGTGGCTTTTACTCGGAAACGATGTTCGATCTCAGCCAATCTCTCCTCCCGCGCACTAGGATGCTAGAGCTCGGGCGAAGCTGTGTGGATCCTGCGTACCGCAACGGAAGGGTCATTCAGCTACTGTGGGAAGGGATCGCCGACTACGTGAGAGAGCATGGATATGACTATTTAGTTGGCTGCGCCAGTCTCCGAGCGATCGATACTGACCGGTTGAGTTGCCTTCATGCCCTCTTGCATCGTTTTTCCTTTCTCACTGATCGTTATCTCGTGTACCCACACCCTGAATCTCGTCGGGTTGGACTTCGGCCTGTGCAGACCGAAGAAAGCCTAAAGGAAATGTATCGTCTGCTGCCTCCTTTAATGAAAGGCTATCTCTGGCTAGGCGCACAGCTCGCCTTGGAGCCGGCGTACGATCCGATCTTGAAGAGCACAGATTACTTCGTTGTACTAGAACAAAAGCAAATGACGGAAAAATATCGTCGTCGGTTTATAGAAAGATAG
- a CDS encoding M81 family metallopeptidase: MRFAIGVLAHETNTFSSVPTTVESFKQLEWEHGQAILEKSRNVRNFIGGMIDRAEELGIELVPTFSTIAKPSGIITKETYEIVVNELLDGIKQAGEIDAVCLGLHGAGVVEGIDDLEGEILQAVRTVIGYSIPLTAALDLHGNLTQKMIAEADALFGVHLYPHVDMYERAIEAIDVAHRMVKGECKPVMHLTKLPLIIPTSTTNLSPAKDINEACYKWEKEPGVIDCAFFHGFPYTDTPDVGVSIISVVDGDKELAKRVTEDVARLVWEKRDEFAQHVLTPAEGIQEALGSEGLPVVINETSDNPGGGTPGDGTYLLGAMLEAKLENACFGFIYDPGVAQIAHEAGVGSTIEIKLGGKTDALHGESLSVTAYVKSLSDGKFIASTPMGKGSQVNYGKSARLQVGGIDILVCSVRSQVFDEQIFLLHGINVLEYKIVALKSSQHFRASFEPIAARIISVDSPGLTCYQFTQFDYKRLQRPIYPLDQETIFPN, from the coding sequence ATGAGATTTGCAATCGGTGTACTAGCTCACGAGACAAACACATTTTCCAGTGTACCTACAACAGTGGAGTCCTTTAAGCAACTAGAGTGGGAGCATGGACAAGCGATTCTGGAAAAGAGTAGAAATGTGCGTAACTTTATAGGAGGGATGATTGATCGGGCTGAAGAGTTGGGGATTGAATTGGTACCCACTTTCTCTACTATTGCCAAACCATCAGGAATAATCACAAAGGAAACGTATGAAATAGTAGTAAATGAGTTACTTGATGGTATCAAACAAGCAGGAGAGATAGATGCTGTTTGTCTAGGTCTGCATGGAGCAGGAGTAGTAGAGGGGATTGATGATCTGGAAGGAGAGATTTTACAAGCCGTTCGCACTGTTATCGGCTACTCCATTCCACTTACCGCAGCCCTTGACCTGCACGGAAATCTGACCCAGAAAATGATCGCGGAAGCAGATGCACTGTTTGGCGTTCATTTATATCCACATGTGGATATGTATGAACGAGCTATCGAAGCAATTGACGTTGCCCATCGTATGGTAAAAGGCGAGTGCAAACCTGTTATGCATCTTACAAAGCTGCCGCTGATTATCCCAACCTCGACGACCAATCTCTCACCTGCAAAAGACATTAATGAAGCATGCTACAAGTGGGAAAAGGAACCAGGAGTCATCGACTGCGCGTTCTTTCACGGTTTCCCCTATACCGATACACCTGATGTGGGCGTCTCCATTATCAGTGTTGTAGATGGCGACAAGGAACTGGCAAAGCGAGTGACAGAGGATGTTGCGAGACTGGTTTGGGAAAAGCGGGATGAGTTTGCACAGCATGTCCTTACTCCTGCAGAAGGCATACAGGAAGCACTTGGGTCAGAAGGCTTGCCTGTTGTCATTAATGAAACCTCTGACAATCCTGGCGGGGGGACACCTGGAGATGGGACGTACTTGCTTGGAGCGATGCTGGAAGCAAAGCTGGAGAATGCCTGCTTTGGTTTTATCTACGATCCAGGTGTTGCGCAAATCGCTCATGAGGCTGGCGTCGGTTCAACAATCGAGATAAAGCTGGGCGGTAAAACGGATGCGTTGCACGGGGAATCACTGTCTGTCACAGCCTATGTAAAAAGCTTGTCGGACGGAAAGTTTATCGCTTCAACTCCAATGGGAAAAGGAAGTCAAGTCAATTATGGGAAGTCAGCAAGACTGCAGGTAGGCGGGATCGATATACTCGTTTGTTCTGTGCGATCGCAGGTGTTTGATGAACAGATTTTCCTGTTGCATGGCATTAACGTTTTGGAGTATAAGATTGTCGCACTAAAATCCAGCCAACACTTTAGAGCTTCCTTTGAACCGATCGCAGCCCGGATCATTTCGGTAGACTCACCTGGACTTACATGCTATCAATTTACCCAATTCGATTACAAACGACTTCAACGTCCCATTTATCCGCTTGATCAGGAAACTATATTTCCAAATTGA